TCCAGTTGCACTCTTGCCGCTGCCAGTTCGTCCAATCAGAACCATCCCGAGAGGCTCTGtgctctggttttcatcaccttcaatctcactgcTGTGCTTGTTAACATTTGTGATCTTCTCCATCAGAGCTCTGGTGAATATGTCCTTAGTGAAGGAGCTTGATCTGTCATTTCTCATTTTTTCCAAAGCTTTTATCAGATCAGAGATCTGCTGCTTGTCCCTGATGTTGAGAACAACAGATCTTCCTCCACACAACTGacagagatcctggatttcCTTGTTTCCATTTACAAACTCAGCAACAGCTGGATTTCCAGGATCTGACTCCACAGTGAACAGAATCATGGTGAAGTCATTGACTCGAGAGGTAAACGTGTTCTGGATGGTCTGTAACTCTGCCTTGTCTTCATCAGTGAGTGGAGCCACAGGTAGGACCAGGATGAAGGCATGGACCCCCTCAGGGTCACAGAGGGAGACGCACCTGAATGAttcttccatcactgtctcctctggttctgcagacAAGGCCGGCAGCTCCACCAGGGAAACCCAACGTCCACACACCTCTCCTTGGTGTTTAACACACTGTGATGAGCTGGAGACTGCATGAAGCCCTGTCTGACCTACAatggcctcagctgctgatgtcttcCCTGCTCCTTTCCTCCCAAACACAACCAGGTTTAGAGGTTTGGACCAGCTGAACACTGTTGAAGGATCATCCTCTTTCATTAGTGTTAGACATCCTCCTCTGTTGTCTCTCACCATATTTGCCATTTTCTGCATTAACTCTTCATCAGTTTCTATCCAGTCCTTTTTGTAATGACTGATACTGTGTTGCCTTTGTTTACAGTCTTTAATCAGTTTTTTCACTCTCTCATTTTCGCCCTCCTGTGTGAAAACAACCATTGAATATTTAAAAGCGTTTCCACCAAACAAACTCAGGATGAActtcagtgtttttctgttctcctctgtgaaaTCAGAAGGGttcaccaacagcagcagaacatttgGTCCAGGAGAACAAAACCTCACACAAACCTCCAGGTCTCGTCTTACTGCTTCCACAGACTGACTGATCAGGTCTCCAGTTTTCACTACTGTTAGTCGTTGTCCTTTCCATTCTCCATAGGTTACCATATGTCCTTGTGAATCGGTTTGGCTCCTTATGACTGTGTCAAGTCTTTTCTGTTTGTCCTCACTCTTTCCAATCAGCACAATCCTGAATGCAGATACTGtaacaaaacagagacaaaaggaAAGGACACAAACTAATCATCATGACTGTAGTTATTGCACAGAGACatatgtacaaaacaaatgagGGTGAAATCTGTAACACACTTTTATTCATGGTAGATGTTCTAAGGGCTTAAGAAACATATTGTAATTAACAATGTTGAAGTTTGACTGAAACATCACAGTATCAAAAGGACGGTTTTCTGCAAAGACAGTAAATAATTGGTAATGTTATCAGTTGAGTTCTTACCTGACATGAGGAGATGCTGAGGGACTTGttcacctgcacacagacctgTAAATGAACAGAGGACAAATTTATTTATGTGCGGAAATAAACTTACAATGGTTTCAAACACTGAGGGGAAATGGCTGGAATTTCTCACAGTTGCATTGCTTTTGATGCCACATTTGTTTGTAAAACAAACTGTGGACTGTACACAGTATATTACGTGAGGGACATGAGTGACTATTGCATCTGCACTTGTGTGGTTACAAAGGACTAACAGGCTTTTTCATGTAGGAGGCCAATGTTAGGGGTGTCAGTGACTCAGCTTTCATGTTTCAGACAGTACTGTATAAGGAATAAAGACACAACAATATATGGTCTCTTGTTTACAAAGATAAACTTCCTGCTAAAACACTAagttaatgttttattacagctctctgtactgtactgtaatggtTTTGACATTAAGCAGcctaattatttcattttaataccAAACCCCTCAGACTTGTTTCATGACTTACCAGCAGCTTTTACTGTCTCTGTGATGTGAAGTGTTGAGCTTTGGACATCACTTAATACTGTACTTGCTGGTTCCTCTGTTTCCACTGATAATTGTACATGCCGTccattgttttcttttaataccTCACCCAGGCGTGTTAGCAGCTCTAAACGGTCAAAGGTCTTCTGCCTTATATATCTGTATCTACATTTCCTGATCATGTCATTTAATGCTGGATTTTCTATCCACTCAGGTGGCATCACTCCAGGTGATGTTATCAGAACCAGACAATGATTAAATGTTCATCACTGAAGTCTCCAAGGACTCTACAGAGCTTCTGTTTGTGGTCCTCAGTGAAGTCATCAGAATGTAGAACCAGCAGGAACACGTGAGGTCCAGGATCAGAGAGTTTATGGCATTGTTGTATGAACTCTGTCAATTTGTCCATTTTGGGAAACAGCAGATCTGGGGTGTGAATGATCATTATCTGTTTGTCTTCTAACTCTCCACTGAACATCAGTGGTCAGGTGCTGCAGTGGTTGTATTTTTTCCCCAGTAGAAAGTTTCCCACTTCACTCCGTTCAGACCATCTGTTTCCCAGCACAACAAccttcagctcagacactgaaaagaaagaaaattaacACATTTACATCTAATATTATCTAATTTAACTCCAGACCCATATTTTTAAACTCACTGTGAGGTGGCAGAAGCTcatagctgctgctgcgtgtcagAGGATTCACATCTGTAAATACAGAGTAACGCAGAAACATCAAATATAATGTTTGCAGATTTGAGGATTAAATTTGTTAAACTATCTATTCTGGCagtgtttaatattaaaatgcaaGAAAAACTGACATCAGAGCTGAAAAGTTAATACAAGGCTTACTTTGAGTTGCTCTAGCCATGGTGTTCCTCTGCTAGCAGTCACTTTAAATAGCAAACAGGCTCAGGATACAAACTAGAAACTGTCAATCATACCAGACTCCCTGATAAAACACATGCAGTAGACACAGATATGTAAATAAAGCCCCAGATGTTTCTCAGAAGAGACACAGCTTACTACATTTTGCATAAATAAAGTCATGCAATACATGTGATACCATTGCTCTGGCTGCAAATaccttctttgtgtgtgtaagtgtgtttggaTAAGTGTTCTGTTCCACTGGCTCATCAATCAttaaccaccagcaccacctgcaTGTCTCAACTTTAACCCCCAACACTCTTCTGTTGGTTTCCACTGAATGTGCTGCCCCTTTCTGACAAAGCTCATGCCAATAGTCATGGTCAATGCTCATGCTACTGCTGAGAGTAGCCAGGCATTTAAGGACCCCTTTCCCTTCTGTTGTATCCCCTCTCACACCTAACATCTGTGTTGAGAGTTCACAGGGAGGAGAGCCCAATTAGCAAAGCTTGGTCTTTGACCATTCAGATATCTGCCCCCACACCAACAGAAATCTTGAAAGTATACCATGCATGTATGTACTAAATTTTTTATGACTCATGCCTAGGACCATTATTTATTATCTCACATGATTTGTTACATAATTTATTACTTATTACAACTGTTATGTGTGTTATGTGTATATGTCAGAAagtcatattttaaatattccaCCGCCTTTTAATTGGCGCAATTTCATTTTTGTGAGGATGTTGCTGACAAAAGCCTTGTGACACACTTCAAGCTGATTGGTTAACGTCCTACAGTGTGATTGGTCAGTGGTTACAGAGTGGGCGGGGTCAGACGTCAATGTTTTTGTAGCCCGCTGTCCGTGTCTGTAGCCGCACCAAGGACTCCGCAATGTGATTTTGTGGCACCGATTTGTTTTTGTACCGTTTGTAGCCGCTGCTAGCGTGACGTTAAAAACCGCAGTTACCATGGGGAACCACTAGCAGGTGAAACACGGACGAAGCCGAGGAAAACGCCGGGATGGCAGGCGCCTTTGGGCTCAAAGGCTGCCAGAAAATTCGAGGTCCGCAGATTCGGAATCTGCTCGAGGCGAAGGACTTCTTCCTGTTCGACTGCGACGGGGTCATATGGCACGGGGAGAAGGCGATAACGGGCGCCGCCAAGGTGGTCAGTTCGCTCATCCGACAGGGCAAAAACGTGGTGTTCGTCACCAACAACAGCACCAGGCCCCGGGAGAATTACGTGCACAAGTTCTACCGGCTCGGCTTCACCGACGTGATGCTGGAGCAGATCTTCAGCTCGTCCTACTGCTCCGCTCTCTACCTGCGCGACGTCGTCAAGGTCTGCGGCCAGGTGTTCGTCATCGGCTGCGACGGGCTGCGCAGCGAGCTGCAGGAGGCGGGCATCCCCTGCGTGGCGGAGGCGGACGACCCGGACGCCACCATCTACGACTGCGCCCTGGCTCCGGACGTCAAGGCGGTGCTGGTGGGACACGACGATAAACTGACTTTCCTCAAACTGGCGAAAGCGTCGTGCTACCTGAGGGACCCGGACTGCCTGTTCCTGGCCACCGACAACGACCCCTGGCACCCTCTGTCAGGCGGAAGGATCCTGCCAGGTAGGCGGTGATGCGGCGATGCTGGCGCTCAGACGGACTCAGTCCAGTTAGTGACGGCTCTGGTCTGACTGGTGCTGCGCATGACACTCACTGTTAGTGTGGTACTGGAAGGACCCACTGTGAACGTCACATTCATATAATATAGTAATagttcagtgtttttaaaaaagaacCTGTAAACTGATTGAAAACTGAAACATGAACATCTTGTAATATATCTGTATATGGACAGATTTGTCCTTAGATCTGTGTATGTAACCTTGCTCTTGTCCTAATTACCAGGCTCCGGCTCCCTCACCGCTGCCCTGGAGGTGGCCTCAGGCCGTAAGGCCACCGTCATAGGCAAACCCAGCCGCTTCATGTTTGAGTGCATCTCCAGTCAGTTCAGGGGAGTGGACCCCGCCCAGTGCCTGATGGTCGGGGACCGGCTGGAGACAGACATGCTGTTCGGGTCCAACTGCGGCCTGGACACCATGCTCACGCTCACCGGCGTGTCTCAGATGGAGGAGGCCCAGCAGTACCAGAACAGTGAGCTGCCCACCAACCTCAGCTTAGTACCCAACTACGTAGTGGACACCATCGCCGATTTCTTACCTGCGTTTGAGGAACTGGATGAACAAAGCAACTGACAAGCAAGTTATTTTTCCTCCAGAGCGGTCGCCGTCTGCTTTTACTGTGATTCACGTGCAATGTTTAGCCTGCGTTTGCAAACAAAACTTCACAATCAACAGTAATTGGCAAGTGTCAGTGTTCCTCAAGTAAAATGGCGCTGTCCCATTATGACCAGAACACAGGACTGAATAATCTCCTCAGAAATAATCTGAATAATCCAATGCATACCTCAGTGTTTCTAGTGTCGTGCCCATGTGTGATTTGAAAATGTTACTGTTGATATTAGTACATGAATATACTGCACTTTCTTGTTCATAGGTTGTGTTTGGAACATGCAGAGGTATTTTTGTAAACCCATGAAGTGTTCTGTACTAACATTCATGTGTTTAGCAGCTGGTTGTTCATTTGTACTTCTGAATGCAGAAACGTTTTCTCTTACTACGTGTTTGCCTGAGTGTGAATTCGCCTCCATAGGTTCACAGCAGCAGGGGAAAATTAACACTGTGAGCTCCTCTCAGCTGTGGTCGAGACCAAGACAATCTGTCTGTCGGGCAGGTGACGTGGAAACTCACGTTTGGCCTTTCTGTCATGTCTGTACTACATGTGCCAATATTCAGCAGAGTAATACGAGGCTTGCAAAATCTAGCTAGAAACCAGTAACACGTTTAATGGTGGCCAGTCATACGGCActgttgttatatttcagtGGTGTTAATGTTTACCATATAAAGCATGCCAGCAATGCTAACAATAAATACTACAAACTGATTTGAAATACTATTTTCTCTTCTTTTGAAAACGATAACGTCCTTATTGTCTGCTTTTGGGATCGATAAGTCTAATCAAAATCATGATCAAACCATGATCAATACACAATATCACTTTAATCGTATACATCTAATAGTTCAACACATTCAGCCCCATTTCATACACAGCATCTTTTCAGTCCTTTTGTGCATTTCATCTTAATGCCTGGATTTGGAAATAGTGGTAGTGCAGCTGAAGGTCAAGCAATTCA
Above is a window of Betta splendens chromosome 9, fBetSpl5.4, whole genome shotgun sequence DNA encoding:
- the pdxp gene encoding pyridoxal phosphate phosphatase; amino-acid sequence: MAGAFGLKGCQKIRGPQIRNLLEAKDFFLFDCDGVIWHGEKAITGAAKVVSSLIRQGKNVVFVTNNSTRPRENYVHKFYRLGFTDVMLEQIFSSSYCSALYLRDVVKVCGQVFVIGCDGLRSELQEAGIPCVAEADDPDATIYDCALAPDVKAVLVGHDDKLTFLKLAKASCYLRDPDCLFLATDNDPWHPLSGGRILPGSGSLTAALEVASGRKATVIGKPSRFMFECISSQFRGVDPAQCLMVGDRLETDMLFGSNCGLDTMLTLTGVSQMEEAQQYQNSELPTNLSLVPNYVVDTIADFLPAFEELDEQSN